The Burkholderia pyrrocinia genome includes a region encoding these proteins:
- a CDS encoding FAS1-like dehydratase domain-containing protein has protein sequence MIPENPESFDAWIGRSETHADRITPAPIRLLQATLDYADTAALPAALPPLWHWLYFLPGERQSNIGVDGHPQRGGFLPPVTLPRRMWAGGRLQFLRPLAVDAPVQRRSTITNVQSKSGRSGQLVFVTVLHEIGDAQGVAIREEQDIVYRDATPPAVAGAPAPARQPAPADEQYSRVVTPDPVLLMRFSALTFNGHRIHYDRPYAMQEEGYPGLVVHGPLIAMLLMEELRRTHPGKTIRTLEFKAVSPLFDTAPFTVNGKLEGHTAHLWARGPQGQLAMQASIELE, from the coding sequence ATGATTCCCGAGAACCCCGAATCCTTCGATGCCTGGATCGGTCGCAGCGAAACACACGCGGACCGGATTACCCCCGCGCCCATTCGCCTCCTGCAGGCCACGCTGGACTACGCGGATACCGCCGCGCTGCCGGCAGCGCTGCCGCCGCTATGGCACTGGCTGTACTTCCTGCCCGGCGAGCGTCAGTCCAATATCGGCGTCGACGGTCACCCGCAACGCGGCGGCTTCCTGCCGCCGGTCACGCTGCCGCGCCGCATGTGGGCCGGCGGACGGCTGCAGTTCCTGCGGCCGCTCGCCGTGGATGCGCCCGTGCAACGCCGCTCCACGATCACGAATGTGCAGAGCAAGTCCGGCCGGAGCGGCCAACTGGTGTTCGTGACCGTGCTGCATGAAATCGGCGACGCCCAGGGCGTGGCCATCCGCGAAGAGCAGGACATCGTGTATCGCGACGCGACGCCGCCCGCCGTTGCCGGCGCACCGGCACCGGCCCGGCAGCCGGCACCGGCCGATGAACAGTATTCGCGCGTCGTCACGCCCGATCCGGTGCTGCTGATGCGCTTTTCCGCACTCACCTTCAACGGCCACCGAATCCACTACGACCGCCCCTACGCGATGCAGGAAGAAGGTTATCCGGGCCTGGTCGTGCATGGCCCGCTGATCGCGATGCTGCTGATGGAGGAACTGCGCCGCACGCACCCCGGCAAGACCATTCGCACCCTCGAGTTCAAGGCGGTCAGCCCGTTGTTCGACACCGCGCCGTTCACGGTGAACGGCAAGCTCGAAGGTCACACCGCCCACCTCTGGGCACGCGGCCCGCAAGGCCAACTGGCCATGCAGGCCAGCATCGAACTGGAATAG
- a CDS encoding electron transfer flavoprotein subunit alpha/FixB family protein codes for MTILVIAEHDNASIKAATLNTVAAAAKIGGDIHVLVAGHNAQAAADAAAKIAGVSKVLLADAPQLEAGLAENVEATALNIAKDYSHILAPATAYGKNIAPRIAAKLDVAQISDITAVDSADTFERPIYAGNAIATVQSSDPIKVITVRATGFDPVAAVGGSAAVEKIEAAADAGKSQFVSREVTKLDRPELTSASIIVSGGRGLGSGENYTKVLEPLADKLNAALGASRAAVDAGYVPNDYQVGQTGKIVAPQLYIAVGISGAIQHLAGMKDSKVIVAINKDPEAPIFSVADYGLVGDLFALVPELVNEL; via the coding sequence ATGACGATTCTGGTGATTGCAGAACACGACAACGCGTCGATCAAGGCCGCGACACTGAACACGGTGGCGGCGGCAGCGAAGATCGGCGGCGACATTCACGTGCTGGTCGCGGGTCACAACGCGCAAGCGGCGGCTGATGCGGCAGCGAAGATTGCAGGTGTTTCGAAGGTGCTGCTGGCCGATGCGCCGCAGCTCGAAGCAGGCCTCGCGGAAAACGTCGAGGCGACCGCGCTGAACATCGCGAAGGACTACTCGCACATCCTCGCGCCGGCGACGGCGTACGGCAAGAACATCGCGCCGCGCATCGCGGCGAAGCTGGATGTTGCGCAGATCTCGGACATCACGGCGGTGGACAGTGCCGACACGTTCGAGCGCCCGATCTACGCGGGCAACGCGATCGCGACGGTGCAGTCGAGCGACCCGATCAAGGTGATCACGGTGCGCGCGACGGGCTTCGATCCGGTGGCGGCCGTTGGCGGCAGCGCGGCGGTCGAGAAGATCGAAGCGGCAGCGGACGCAGGCAAGTCGCAGTTCGTGAGCCGTGAAGTGACGAAGCTGGACCGTCCGGAACTGACGTCGGCAAGCATCATCGTGTCGGGCGGCCGCGGTCTGGGCAGCGGCGAGAACTACACGAAGGTGCTGGAGCCGCTGGCCGACAAGCTGAACGCCGCACTCGGTGCGTCGCGCGCCGCAGTCGACGCGGGCTATGTGCCGAACGACTATCAGGTCGGCCAGACCGGGAAGATCGTCGCGCCGCAGCTGTATATCGCGGTCGGTATCTCGGGTGCGATCCAGCATCTGGCGGGCATGAAGGATTCGAAGGTGATCGTCGCGATCAACAAGGATCCGGAAGCGCCGATCTTCAGCGTGGCCGACTACGGCCTCGTCGGCGATCTGTTCGCGCTCGTACCGGAACTGGTCAACGAACTCTGA
- a CDS encoding CaiB/BaiF CoA transferase family protein, which yields MSAARPLEGIRVLDLTVALAGPYGSLLLGGMGAEVIRVESPGGGDIARNNPPYVGKNGVHFGVKGDDEVSLTVLNRARNKKSITLDLKSEPGKALFMELVKESDVIIENASEGVTARLGVDYESVREVNPKIVYASIKAFGEPSPYKNLKGMDIIVQALSGIMDVTGFADGPPTRSGLPIADLIAPLYAVNGILAALIHRGRTGVGQCVQVSMLDCLASLVAEEHFDVFLKHGYAKRSGNFQDRLVPFGVYGTRDGYVAMVAFQPDWFQNLMEAVGRPEIATDPRYATRGPRMKHAAEINAIIEEWTRQHSTEEVIAELQVKRGVPAAAVRSPLDVLKDPVLQARGAVVKLEHPGLADVDAMGMGLPIKLSQTPVQFDQPAQELGAANDEIYRGLLKLPEDRLQQLRDQGVI from the coding sequence ATGTCAGCTGCAAGACCGTTGGAAGGTATCCGAGTGCTCGACCTGACCGTGGCCCTGGCCGGCCCCTACGGATCGCTGTTGCTGGGTGGCATGGGCGCCGAGGTCATTCGCGTCGAATCGCCCGGCGGAGGTGACATCGCGCGCAACAATCCCCCTTATGTCGGCAAGAACGGCGTCCACTTCGGCGTCAAGGGCGATGACGAGGTGTCGCTGACCGTCCTCAATCGCGCGCGCAACAAGAAAAGCATCACGCTCGACCTGAAGTCCGAACCGGGCAAGGCGCTGTTCATGGAGCTGGTCAAAGAGTCCGACGTCATCATCGAAAACGCCAGCGAGGGCGTCACGGCGCGCCTGGGCGTGGACTATGAGAGCGTGCGCGAGGTCAATCCGAAGATCGTCTATGCGTCGATCAAGGCGTTCGGCGAGCCGAGCCCGTACAAGAACCTGAAAGGCATGGACATCATCGTCCAGGCGCTGTCGGGAATCATGGACGTGACCGGTTTCGCCGACGGCCCGCCGACCCGCTCGGGCCTGCCGATCGCCGACCTGATCGCGCCGCTGTACGCCGTCAACGGCATCCTCGCCGCGCTGATTCATCGCGGCCGCACCGGCGTCGGCCAGTGCGTGCAGGTGTCGATGCTCGATTGCCTCGCGTCGCTGGTGGCAGAGGAGCATTTCGACGTGTTCCTCAAGCACGGCTACGCGAAGCGCTCGGGCAACTTCCAGGATCGCCTGGTGCCGTTCGGCGTCTACGGCACGCGCGACGGCTACGTGGCGATGGTGGCCTTTCAGCCCGACTGGTTCCAGAACCTGATGGAAGCCGTGGGCCGGCCCGAGATCGCCACGGATCCGCGCTACGCGACGCGCGGCCCGCGCATGAAGCATGCGGCCGAGATCAACGCGATCATCGAGGAATGGACCCGCCAGCACAGCACCGAGGAAGTCATCGCCGAACTGCAGGTCAAGCGCGGCGTGCCGGCCGCCGCCGTCCGCTCGCCGCTCGACGTGCTCAAGGATCCGGTGCTGCAGGCACGCGGTGCCGTGGTGAAACTGGAGCACCCGGGGCTGGCCGACGTCGACGCAATGGGCATGGGCCTGCCGATCAAGCTGTCGCAGACGCCTGTGCAGTTCGACCAGCCCGCGCAGGAGCTCGGCGCCGCCAACGACGAGATCTACCGGGGGCTGCTCAAGCTGCCCGAGGATCGCCTGCAACAACTGCGCGACCAGGGAGTGATCTGA
- a CDS encoding nitroreductase family protein: protein MIRDIVGMAGRSASWCNVQPWQLVITETPESTERFRQALIQRVDEHPENESDLPFPPSYDGIYRERRRGAGIALYSALGIGPKDAERSAEQAFRNFRMFDAPHVAIITVPAELGPYALVDAGGFVSSFLIAAYAHGVATTPQGALARHARFVREYFGIHDTQHMICGISFGYAEDAHPVNRFRTTRAGVDDLVRFA, encoded by the coding sequence TTGATCCGCGACATCGTCGGCATGGCGGGCCGCTCGGCTTCGTGGTGCAACGTACAGCCGTGGCAACTGGTCATCACCGAAACCCCGGAGAGCACGGAGCGCTTTCGCCAGGCGCTGATCCAGCGGGTCGACGAGCATCCGGAAAACGAATCGGACCTGCCCTTCCCGCCGAGCTACGACGGCATTTACCGCGAACGCCGGCGCGGCGCGGGCATTGCGCTGTACTCGGCACTGGGGATCGGCCCGAAGGATGCCGAGCGCAGCGCCGAGCAGGCATTCCGCAACTTCCGCATGTTCGACGCGCCGCACGTGGCGATCATCACGGTGCCCGCGGAACTGGGCCCGTATGCGCTCGTGGACGCGGGCGGTTTCGTCTCGTCGTTCCTGATCGCGGCCTATGCGCACGGCGTGGCCACCACCCCGCAGGGCGCGCTGGCCCGCCATGCCCGCTTCGTTCGCGAGTATTTCGGCATTCACGATACCCAGCACATGATCTGCGGCATCTCGTTCGGTTACGCGGAAGACGCGCACCCGGTCAACCGGTTCCGCACCACGCGTGCCGGCGTGGACGACCTGGTGCGCTTTGCCTGA
- a CDS encoding class I adenylate-forming enzyme family protein, protein MAARIHELLDRWLSEAPERPFIHLPDRSLSYADIGALADALERELHADGVRPGDRVLVVAENCPEHAALLIACSRVGAWSCGVNARMAPGEVDAFADKADARVLYFTSDVSAAAGAHAGRHGARPSCVSGLTRSAVRAAARVEPEPLASDVAAIIFTSGTTGAPKGVMMTHRGVLHFARVSAESRALGPDDRVYAYAPMTHIFGLGTVLLASLHAGAALEMRPQFEPAELFDALAHRRVSQVQGPPMLFSRLLRHCAEHHIVRPDAPCLRYLYAGAGPLDMALKQRVEAMFGQTLHHGYGLSEYAGSLHATRLGETRGDSSAGYAFPGAELRIVDPASGRTLPAGERGEIWLRGTGLMPGYFRDPQATADVMRDGDWYASGDLGELHDDGALFIVGRLKEMIIRSGFNVYPGEVEQALNRFPGILNSAVVGQKETDGNEAVVAFVELDAARLLDESALRRYLREQLAPYKHPARIIPVDKLPFNSNGKLMRRQLLERL, encoded by the coding sequence ATGGCCGCACGCATTCATGAGTTGCTGGATCGCTGGCTGTCCGAGGCGCCAGAACGCCCGTTCATCCATCTCCCCGACCGCAGCCTGAGCTACGCGGACATCGGCGCGCTGGCCGATGCGCTCGAACGCGAGTTGCATGCCGACGGTGTGCGCCCCGGCGACCGCGTGCTGGTAGTGGCCGAGAACTGCCCCGAACATGCGGCGCTGCTGATCGCATGCAGTCGCGTCGGCGCATGGTCGTGCGGCGTCAATGCGCGCATGGCGCCGGGCGAGGTCGATGCGTTCGCCGACAAGGCCGACGCGCGCGTGCTGTATTTCACGTCGGACGTGTCGGCTGCGGCCGGCGCGCATGCCGGGCGGCATGGCGCCCGACCGTCCTGCGTGAGCGGCCTGACGCGCAGCGCCGTGCGCGCGGCGGCACGGGTCGAACCCGAACCGCTGGCCAGCGACGTGGCGGCCATCATCTTCACGTCGGGCACCACGGGCGCTCCCAAGGGCGTGATGATGACCCATCGCGGCGTGCTGCATTTCGCGCGCGTGTCGGCCGAATCGCGCGCGCTGGGCCCCGACGACCGGGTCTACGCGTATGCGCCCATGACGCATATCTTCGGCCTGGGCACGGTGCTGCTGGCGTCGCTGCACGCCGGCGCGGCACTGGAAATGCGGCCCCAGTTCGAGCCGGCGGAACTGTTCGACGCGCTTGCGCACCGGCGCGTGAGCCAGGTACAGGGGCCGCCGATGCTGTTCTCCCGTTTGCTCCGGCATTGCGCGGAACACCACATCGTCCGCCCCGACGCGCCATGCCTGCGCTATCTCTACGCCGGCGCCGGGCCGCTCGACATGGCGCTCAAGCAGCGGGTCGAGGCGATGTTCGGCCAGACGCTGCATCACGGCTACGGTCTATCGGAATACGCGGGCTCGCTGCACGCGACCCGCCTCGGCGAAACACGCGGCGACAGCAGCGCGGGCTACGCGTTCCCGGGCGCCGAGTTGCGCATCGTCGATCCGGCCAGCGGCCGGACGCTGCCCGCCGGCGAGCGCGGTGAAATCTGGCTGCGCGGCACGGGCCTGATGCCCGGCTATTTTCGCGACCCGCAGGCCACGGCCGACGTGATGCGCGATGGCGACTGGTATGCATCGGGGGACCTGGGCGAACTGCACGACGACGGTGCGCTGTTTATCGTCGGGCGGCTCAAGGAGATGATCATCCGCTCCGGGTTCAACGTTTATCCGGGCGAAGTGGAACAGGCACTCAACCGCTTTCCGGGCATCCTGAATTCGGCCGTCGTCGGGCAAAAGGAAACGGACGGCAACGAGGCTGTCGTCGCGTTCGTCGAGCTCGATGCCGCTCGGCTGCTGGACGAAAGCGCATTGCGCCGGTATTTGCGCGAACAACTCGCCCCGTACAAGCACCCCGCGCGCATCATCCCCGTCGACAAGCTGCCGTTCAACAGCAACGGCAAGCTGATGCGGCGACAGTTGCTGGAGCGGCTCTAG
- a CDS encoding electron transfer flavoprotein subunit beta/FixA family protein, with product MKIIVPVKRVVDANVKVGVKSDRSGVDIANVKMSMNPFDEISVEEAVRLKEAGVATEVIAVSVGVTQAQETLRTALAIGADRAILVESNDSVEPLAVAKILKALVDKEQPSLVILGKQAIDDDSNQTGQMLAALAGLPQATFASKVTVADGKATVAREVDGGAETLSLTLPAVITTDLRLNEPRYVTLPNIMKAKKKPLEIVKPEDLGVDVAPRLKTLKVVEPPKRAAGVKVPDVKTLVEKLKTEAKVL from the coding sequence ATGAAGATTATCGTACCCGTCAAGCGCGTGGTCGATGCGAACGTGAAGGTCGGCGTGAAGTCCGATCGATCGGGCGTCGACATCGCGAACGTGAAGATGTCGATGAACCCGTTCGATGAAATTTCTGTTGAAGAAGCCGTGCGCCTGAAGGAAGCGGGCGTGGCGACCGAAGTGATCGCCGTGTCGGTTGGCGTCACGCAGGCGCAGGAAACGCTGCGCACGGCGCTGGCGATCGGCGCGGATCGCGCGATCCTCGTCGAGTCGAACGATAGCGTCGAGCCACTGGCCGTCGCGAAGATCCTGAAGGCGCTGGTCGACAAGGAACAGCCTTCGCTCGTGATCCTCGGCAAGCAGGCGATCGACGACGATTCGAACCAGACCGGCCAGATGCTGGCTGCGCTGGCCGGCCTGCCGCAAGCGACGTTCGCATCGAAGGTGACGGTCGCCGACGGCAAGGCCACGGTCGCGCGTGAAGTGGACGGCGGCGCGGAAACGCTGTCGCTGACGCTGCCGGCGGTGATTACGACCGACCTGCGCCTGAACGAGCCGCGCTACGTGACGCTGCCGAACATCATGAAGGCGAAGAAGAAGCCACTGGAAATCGTGAAGCCGGAAGACCTGGGCGTGGACGTCGCGCCGCGTCTGAAGACGCTGAAGGTGGTCGAGCCGCCGAAGCGCGCAGCCGGCGTGAAGGTGCCGGATGTGAAGACGCTGGTCGAGAAGCTGAAGACCGAAGCCAAGGTGCTGTAA
- a CDS encoding acyl-CoA dehydrogenase family protein, protein MDYQLSADQQAIVDAAQKICADFPLEYWRNKDKNHEFPHEFFNAVASGGWLGICMPEDVGGANLGVTEAALFMRAVAECGGQAAASTIHMNIFGLAPVVHFGTEAQKQAWLPPFSRGEHKACFAVTEPDTGLDTTKLKVVAKKQPDGNYLISGKKVFISTAQVADHMLILARTTPIEQVKKHSEGLSLFYTKLDRKYVDIREIDKLGRAAVDTNELFIDDLPVSKDELIGEEGKGLSYIFHGMNAERVLVAVEQVGIGRAVLNLATQYAKERVVFGRPIGQNQGVQHPLARNWAELEAANHMIFAAADLYDRGLPCGSEANAAKLLASEACMNACQTSILTHGGFGYAKEYHVERFMREAWIGYIAPVTPQLILSNIAERKLGLPKSY, encoded by the coding sequence ATGGACTACCAACTCAGTGCCGACCAGCAGGCGATCGTCGATGCGGCGCAGAAAATCTGCGCGGATTTTCCGCTCGAATACTGGCGCAACAAGGACAAGAACCACGAATTCCCGCACGAGTTCTTCAACGCGGTCGCGAGCGGCGGATGGCTCGGCATCTGCATGCCGGAGGACGTGGGCGGTGCGAACCTGGGCGTGACGGAAGCAGCGCTGTTCATGCGCGCGGTGGCCGAATGCGGCGGCCAGGCGGCCGCGTCGACCATCCACATGAACATCTTCGGCTTGGCGCCGGTCGTGCATTTCGGCACGGAAGCGCAGAAGCAGGCATGGCTGCCGCCGTTCTCGCGCGGCGAGCACAAGGCGTGTTTCGCGGTCACCGAGCCGGATACCGGCCTCGACACCACGAAGCTCAAGGTCGTGGCGAAGAAGCAGCCCGACGGCAATTACCTGATCTCGGGCAAGAAGGTCTTCATCTCGACCGCGCAGGTTGCCGATCACATGCTGATCCTCGCGCGCACCACGCCGATCGAGCAGGTCAAGAAGCACAGCGAAGGGCTGAGCCTGTTCTACACGAAGCTCGACCGCAAGTATGTCGACATCCGCGAGATCGACAAGCTCGGCCGCGCGGCGGTCGACACCAACGAACTCTTCATCGACGATCTGCCGGTGTCGAAGGACGAGCTGATCGGCGAGGAAGGCAAGGGCCTGAGCTATATCTTCCACGGCATGAACGCCGAGCGCGTGCTGGTGGCCGTCGAGCAGGTCGGCATCGGCCGCGCGGTGCTCAACCTCGCGACGCAATACGCGAAGGAGCGCGTCGTGTTCGGCCGCCCGATCGGCCAGAACCAGGGCGTGCAGCATCCGCTGGCGCGCAACTGGGCGGAGCTGGAAGCCGCGAACCACATGATCTTCGCGGCGGCGGACCTGTACGACCGGGGGCTTCCGTGCGGGTCGGAGGCGAATGCGGCGAAGCTGCTGGCGTCCGAGGCGTGCATGAATGCGTGCCAGACCTCGATCCTCACGCACGGCGGCTTCGGCTACGCGAAGGAGTATCACGTCGAGCGGTTCATGCGCGAAGCGTGGATCGGCTACATTGCCCCTGTCACCCCGCAACTCATCCTGTCGAACATTGCAGAGCGCAAGCTCGGGTTGCCGAAATCGTACTGA
- a CDS encoding acyl-CoA dehydrogenase family protein has translation MSASIFSAPDQYQEIRDAVRGLCSQFPAEYHRKIDEERGYPEAFVTALTQAGWLAALIPQEYDGPGLSMAEASVIMEEINRSGGNSGACHGQMYVMNTIVFSGTEAQKQRYLPRIASGELRVQSMGVTEPTTGSDTTKLKTTAVKRDGRWVINGQKVWISRVQHSDLLILLARTTPLDQVQKKSDGLSCFIVELDKAIGNGLTVRPILNMVNHETNELFFDNLELPEDALLGTEGKGLKVIFDGLNAERTLIAAECIGDGYWFLEKARDYAVERKVFGRPIGQNQGIQFPLAESFIELEAANLMRWRACEKIDARQNAGVEANMAKYLAAKASWEAANACLQTHGGFGFACEYDVERKFRETRLYQVAPISTNMILGHVAEHVLQLPRSY, from the coding sequence ATGAGCGCCTCCATTTTTTCCGCCCCTGACCAGTACCAGGAAATCCGCGATGCCGTGCGCGGCCTGTGCAGCCAGTTCCCGGCCGAATACCACCGCAAGATCGACGAGGAGCGCGGTTATCCCGAGGCCTTCGTCACCGCCCTCACCCAGGCCGGCTGGCTGGCCGCGCTGATTCCGCAGGAATACGACGGTCCCGGCCTGTCGATGGCCGAGGCGTCGGTCATCATGGAAGAGATCAACCGCTCCGGCGGTAATTCGGGCGCGTGCCACGGCCAGATGTACGTGATGAACACCATCGTGTTCAGCGGCACCGAAGCGCAGAAGCAGCGCTATCTGCCGCGCATCGCATCGGGCGAACTGCGCGTGCAGTCGATGGGCGTGACCGAGCCCACCACGGGCAGCGACACCACCAAGCTCAAGACCACCGCCGTGAAGAGGGACGGCCGCTGGGTCATCAACGGCCAGAAGGTGTGGATCTCGCGCGTCCAGCACAGCGACCTGCTGATCCTGCTCGCGCGCACCACGCCGCTGGACCAGGTGCAGAAGAAGAGCGACGGCCTGTCGTGCTTCATCGTCGAGCTGGACAAGGCGATCGGCAACGGCCTCACGGTGCGCCCCATCCTCAACATGGTCAACCACGAGACCAACGAGCTGTTCTTCGACAACCTGGAGCTGCCGGAAGACGCGCTGCTCGGCACCGAAGGCAAGGGGCTGAAGGTGATCTTCGACGGCCTGAACGCCGAGCGCACGCTGATCGCGGCCGAGTGCATCGGCGACGGCTACTGGTTCCTGGAAAAGGCGCGCGACTACGCGGTCGAGCGCAAGGTGTTCGGCCGCCCGATCGGGCAGAACCAGGGGATCCAGTTTCCGCTGGCCGAGTCGTTCATCGAGCTGGAAGCGGCGAACCTGATGCGCTGGCGCGCTTGCGAGAAGATCGACGCGCGTCAGAACGCGGGCGTCGAGGCCAACATGGCCAAGTACCTGGCCGCGAAGGCAAGCTGGGAAGCGGCGAACGCATGCCTGCAGACGCACGGCGGGTTCGGCTTTGCCTGCGAATACGACGTGGAGCGCAAGTTCCGCGAAACGCGCCTGTATCAGGTCGCGCCGATCTCCACCAACATGATTCTGGGGCACGTGGCCGAACACGTTCTGCAACTGCCCCGTTCCTACTGA
- a CDS encoding LysR family transcriptional regulator codes for MDLKQLRAFVTVAETGNVTRASSLLNLVQPAVSRQLRLLEEDMGTELFDRSRHGMQLTSSGKTMLEYARRILNEVARAKAEIQPTDGPVAGIVSIGLLASTSDLLATRLAGEVARRYPHIRLRLTIGYAGHLQDWLEAGDVDAALLYGQKETPALHVKALIEESLWAVAAPSAGLSRKRPVALSRVANEPFILPSAPQGLRAAIEHAAAEADVTLRVFAETNALSVQKELVAQGHGWTILPAVAVTQEVEQGALSAAPLASPGLRRTIVLAAPSSRQATAPVRCVVGVLLDCVKTTFEQGHWPDARWLG; via the coding sequence ATGGATCTCAAGCAACTGCGCGCCTTCGTCACCGTGGCCGAGACCGGCAACGTCACACGCGCCTCCAGCCTGTTGAATCTCGTGCAGCCCGCGGTGTCGCGCCAGCTGCGCCTGCTCGAGGAGGACATGGGGACGGAGCTGTTCGACCGCAGCCGTCACGGGATGCAGCTCACATCATCGGGCAAGACCATGCTCGAATATGCGCGGCGCATCCTCAACGAGGTGGCGCGGGCCAAGGCCGAGATCCAGCCCACCGACGGGCCGGTCGCCGGCATCGTGAGCATCGGCCTGCTGGCCAGCACGTCGGATCTGCTGGCCACGCGGCTGGCGGGCGAGGTCGCCCGGCGTTACCCGCACATCCGCCTGCGGCTCACGATCGGCTATGCCGGGCACCTGCAGGACTGGCTCGAAGCCGGGGATGTGGATGCCGCGCTGCTGTACGGGCAGAAGGAAACCCCCGCGCTGCATGTCAAGGCGTTGATCGAGGAAAGCCTGTGGGCCGTGGCCGCGCCGTCCGCCGGGCTGTCGCGCAAGCGGCCGGTCGCGCTGTCGCGGGTCGCGAACGAGCCGTTCATCCTGCCGTCCGCCCCGCAGGGCCTGCGCGCGGCGATCGAGCACGCCGCGGCCGAGGCGGACGTGACATTGCGGGTGTTTGCGGAAACCAATGCGCTGAGCGTGCAGAAGGAACTGGTCGCGCAAGGTCATGGCTGGACGATCCTTCCTGCCGTCGCCGTGACGCAGGAGGTCGAGCAGGGCGCCCTGAGCGCGGCGCCGCTGGCCTCGCCGGGGCTCCGGCGCACGATCGTGCTGGCGGCGCCCAGCAGCCGGCAGGCCACCGCGCCGGTGCGCTGCGTAGTCGGCGTGCTGCTTGACTGCGTGAAGACCACGTTCGAACAGGGCCACTGGCCCGATGCGCGCTGGCTCGGCTAA
- a CDS encoding CaiB/BaiF CoA transferase family protein, translated as MSAAPSRRGPLAGIRIVEIAGIGPGPLAAMFLADLGATVIRVDRKEPSGLGAPRPVEFDLGLRNRKSVRVDLKDPAAVEMVLELMAQADGLIEGFRPGVMERLGLGPEPCLARNPRLVYGRVTGWGQDGPLSQVAGHDLNYISVTGALHAMGRAGQAPTPPLNVLGDYAGGSLYLAFGLLAGILEARGSGQGQVVDAAMVDGVASIMTVTMGLHAAGMLDKARGTNLLDTGAPFYEVYACADGKYVSVGPIEGKFYRLLLEQLGLQDHPLLQTQMDRAQWPEAKQILAEKFRERTRDEWAQLLGHLDVCVAPVLDFDEAPSHPHVKARGTFVDLDGVTHPAPGPRFSRTPAARPEPPAAPTTDNAIAALQDWLPDARIDALRAQGTFI; from the coding sequence ATGTCCGCTGCACCCTCCCGTCGCGGCCCGCTTGCGGGCATCCGGATCGTCGAGATCGCGGGCATCGGCCCCGGGCCGCTGGCCGCCATGTTCCTGGCCGATCTGGGCGCGACCGTCATCCGCGTGGACCGCAAGGAGCCTTCGGGGCTCGGTGCGCCGCGCCCCGTGGAATTCGATCTGGGCCTGCGCAATCGCAAGTCCGTCCGCGTCGACCTGAAAGATCCCGCCGCCGTCGAGATGGTGCTGGAACTGATGGCGCAGGCCGACGGGCTGATCGAGGGCTTTCGCCCCGGCGTGATGGAGCGCCTGGGCCTCGGCCCCGAACCGTGCCTGGCGCGCAACCCGCGCCTCGTCTATGGCCGCGTGACCGGATGGGGGCAGGACGGCCCGCTGTCGCAGGTGGCCGGACACGACCTGAACTACATTTCCGTCACCGGCGCGCTGCATGCGATGGGCCGCGCCGGGCAGGCTCCGACGCCGCCGCTCAACGTGCTCGGCGACTACGCGGGCGGCTCGCTGTACCTGGCCTTCGGGCTGCTCGCGGGCATCCTCGAAGCACGGGGTTCCGGCCAGGGCCAGGTGGTGGACGCCGCGATGGTGGACGGCGTGGCCTCCATCATGACGGTGACGATGGGCCTGCATGCGGCCGGCATGCTCGACAAGGCGCGCGGCACGAACCTGCTCGACACCGGCGCGCCGTTCTACGAGGTCTATGCGTGCGCCGACGGCAAGTACGTCAGCGTCGGCCCCATCGAGGGCAAGTTCTACCGGCTGCTGCTCGAACAGCTCGGGTTGCAGGACCATCCGCTGCTGCAGACGCAGATGGACCGCGCGCAATGGCCCGAAGCCAAGCAGATCCTGGCCGAAAAATTCCGGGAACGCACGCGCGACGAATGGGCGCAATTGCTCGGCCACCTCGATGTATGCGTGGCGCCCGTGCTCGACTTCGACGAAGCGCCGAGCCATCCGCACGTGAAGGCGCGCGGCACGTTCGTCGATCTGGACGGCGTGACGCATCCGGCGCCCGGCCCGCGCTTTTCGCGCACGCCCGCGGCACGGCCGGAGCCGCCCGCGGCACCGACGACCGACAACGCGATCGCCGCGCTGCAGGACTGGCTGCCCGACGCGCGCATCGACGCCTTGCGTGCGCAGGGCACGTTCATCTGA